A genomic region of Candidatus Limnocylindrales bacterium contains the following coding sequences:
- a CDS encoding amidohydrolase family protein: protein MNPQRTVLRGGHVITMDDTIGDLPVGDVLIEDRSIAAIGPSIDAADAIVVDARGAVVMPGLVDTHRHTWQTQMRGICADWTLNDYFLGMRLAISPAYTAEDVYIGNYLGAVEALRSGVTTILDFSHCNNTPDHADAAVRGLQDAGIRALHCYGFFAPSRGTTDFPTHETRLADFERVLRRYGTSDGLVTIGSALTEVATIPWAATVMEVEATRRLDARMVLHTGCQWGSVMTMGVREMDAHGLLAGDQVHVHCNTLDESEWKMLARAGARVSISPETELNMGMGRPMVAECLRHRIHPTLSCDIISLNSGDLFTQMRLAIATARFGDNDTIHRSGAMPEKLSVTSKEALRWATLYGAEACGLDDRIGSLRPGKQADIIVLGGADSMAFRPCVEPAGSVVFQATAHDVRDVFVAGKAVKKDGVLLGVDVPALMGRAEESAARILAGIRRSTPDFPSRAGQRASYDAFEKLAKQNLAGAWPPA, encoded by the coding sequence ATGAATCCTCAGCGCACCGTTCTCCGCGGCGGCCACGTGATCACGATGGACGATACGATCGGTGACCTGCCGGTCGGCGACGTACTGATCGAAGACCGCTCGATCGCGGCCATCGGGCCTTCGATCGACGCGGCCGACGCGATCGTCGTCGATGCGCGCGGTGCCGTCGTGATGCCGGGCCTCGTCGATACCCACCGTCATACGTGGCAGACGCAGATGCGCGGCATCTGCGCGGACTGGACGCTGAACGATTATTTCCTCGGCATGCGTCTCGCGATCTCCCCGGCTTACACTGCCGAAGACGTCTACATCGGAAACTACCTCGGTGCCGTCGAAGCACTCCGGTCGGGCGTGACGACCATTCTCGACTTCTCGCACTGCAACAACACGCCCGACCATGCCGACGCGGCGGTCAGAGGCCTGCAGGATGCGGGAATTCGCGCGCTCCATTGTTACGGCTTTTTTGCACCGAGCCGTGGCACGACGGATTTTCCGACTCACGAAACGAGGCTTGCCGACTTCGAGCGCGTGCTTCGCCGCTACGGCACCAGCGACGGCCTCGTCACGATCGGCTCTGCGCTTACGGAAGTTGCAACGATCCCGTGGGCCGCGACAGTCATGGAAGTGGAAGCGACACGCCGCCTCGACGCGCGGATGGTGCTTCACACGGGCTGTCAGTGGGGTTCGGTGATGACGATGGGCGTCAGGGAAATGGATGCGCACGGACTGCTGGCCGGCGATCAGGTCCACGTCCACTGCAACACGCTCGACGAATCCGAGTGGAAGATGCTCGCGAGAGCAGGCGCGCGGGTTTCGATCTCACCGGAGACCGAGCTGAACATGGGAATGGGCCGGCCGATGGTCGCAGAGTGCCTGCGGCACCGAATTCATCCGACGCTCAGCTGCGACATCATCTCGCTGAACTCCGGAGACCTGTTCACGCAAATGCGGCTTGCGATCGCTACCGCGCGATTCGGCGACAACGACACGATCCATCGCTCCGGCGCGATGCCGGAAAAGCTCAGCGTCACATCGAAGGAAGCTCTTCGCTGGGCGACTCTCTACGGCGCGGAGGCGTGCGGTCTCGACGACCGCATCGGTTCGCTTCGGCCCGGAAAACAGGCCGACATCATCGTTCTCGGCGGTGCGGATTCGATGGCGTTCCGGCCGTGCGTCGAGCCTGCCGGGAGCGTCGTGTTCCAGGCGACGGCACACGACGTGCGCGATGTCTTCGTTGCGGGCAAAGCCGTCAAGAAGGATGGAGTGCTCCTCGGTGTCGACGTGCCGGCGTTGATGGGGCGCGCCGAGGAATCGGCTGCACGAATTCTTGCTGGCATTCGCCGGTCGACGCCGGACTTTCCGTCGCGGGCCGGGCAGCGCGCGTCGTACGACGCGTTCGAAAAACTGGCGAAGCAGAATCTTGCCGGCGCCTGGCCGCCGGCCTGA
- a CDS encoding VF530 family protein gives MDETQPNNPLHGISLKTIMEELVERHGWTGLAQRFSIRCFSENPSIASSLKFLRRTEWARQKVERFYLEDCQAIERNRKRNQRRAAMRAARVEPEE, from the coding sequence ATGGACGAAACTCAGCCCAACAATCCGCTGCACGGGATCAGCCTGAAGACGATCATGGAAGAGCTCGTCGAGCGCCACGGCTGGACGGGCCTCGCGCAGCGCTTCAGCATCCGATGTTTCTCGGAGAATCCGAGCATCGCGTCGAGCCTGAAATTCCTGCGCAGGACCGAATGGGCTCGCCAGAAAGTGGAGCGCTTCTATCTCGAGGACTGTCAGGCCATCGAGCGCAATCGAAAGCGCAACCAGCGCCGCGCAGCGATGCGCGCGGCCCGCGTCGAGCCCGAAGAATAA